The Rhododendron vialii isolate Sample 1 chromosome 1a, ASM3025357v1 region TTACTGCTTACTGATTTCGCACATCAGTCACCATTTTTTCACCGGAAAAAGAGAAGACCGATAGTAttgtgccgaacacgaaattgagaacATCACAAATTAACAAGCGATAAATAAGAAcacaagatttacgtggttccccaaattgGATACGTCGGGAGAAGAGCAAGAGGatccactataaacggggagataACACACAGAGCCGGTAATACCCGTAACTCTCGTTGAAGCATTCAATTACAGATATCTATGGATAAATCTCTGGTGGAACTCGATAAGGATACTAAAACCCTAGGTGGGAACCCAATAGAGCATAAACCAAAATCCTAATATCTAATCTTCAACATGAGAGACCATACATGGGCCTCTCCAAAAGGATTCActcaaaaagttcaaaaactaatgaagaaaataaagctATATTTATAGCTACAGAATCCTTCCTAAAACAAATACTTACCCAAACAAAATTTATTGCACCCAAAGTTTAAAACAACAAGGAAACAAATCAATTTAGGAAGTAAAATACCTTTCTTTGACCATCCCAAGTTCAAGACATATCTCTAACAAATAGCTGTCACCGGTTTTTACATTCGTTGTGTGAGTGAGTACTTGTTTGTTACGACATCCTTCAAGGTTTCCTAATCCAAACCCAATTGGGTTTTCATAACCCAAATCCAACTGGGTTTCACTTAAACAAAGTCTTTTTCCATACCCTGTCACAAGTAAATCCTGCAGTCCGTacgtttgagagagagagagagagagagagagagagatggtgatGTTGAGTGTGAATGAAGAAGTGCAAATCCTTAATATTCGTGTATTCAAGTGGAACGAAGAGCTTCATAACGTCGAATCGTCGCAAGGGTTGTTTCTGTTCCGCATCATTGATAATATCTTAAGAAATTCGGAGTTCCACCAACGTACTTTGAAACGACCTGAGTTATTATCAGTGTTGCGGATCAAAAACAAACTATCAGTGTTCGAGCTTGTAAACTTATCGAATCGAGACTCCATCAAAAAGTTGGTTTCTCAGGCCATTGAAAGCAGAGAAGAAGACTACTTGGACGACACGGCTGCCAAACTGAGAGAAGCTGTATCCGAATACCTGCTTGGTTGCTTCAAATTCGACATATTCCAACCGCTGCCTTCCCTGAAAAACCCCATAATCGTCATTGTAGTAGACGTTGCCGTATCCAAAAGGATAAACGGTACGAGGAAGAGGCACTTACCGTCCAGCTTCTTATCAAAGAGACAAGAAACTAAAGATTCTTGCGATGATGTTTCAACAAAAGACTCTTGTGACGATGCTTCAATGCGTCCAGAATCCgtaaagaaaagaagagttGGGGATGCCCGGGCTTATAAGAAGGAAATAAGGTCTCGGATGCAACAGTTGAAAttgtctcatcgagatgaaGTTGAGATTCGGCTTATTTTAAGGTCGTATTTGGAAGAACCAAGAGCTTCTGTGATAATTCCGATAGTCGCTGGGGAACCTAAGGGGCTTAGTCAAGTTGAGGTTGCGGTGAAAGAAAAGGAATTTGATGGTAATGAATTGGAAGATGCATGTCCGATATGTTTGGAGGGGATATTAAGAGGGATGAAGGTCGCGAAATCTCCTTGTTCACATATCTTTCACAGAGATTGCTTGTTCCGGTGGCTACCAAAGGATAGTCGCTGCCCCTTGTGCAGATCTACTTGCGCTACCTTGGTACAGTCATAGTTTTTGTTCTTAGCATATGGGTGATAGGTATCGGATTTTTATGTAGTTGACTCGtttcaatttttcttgaaagattttaaatttgtttt contains the following coding sequences:
- the LOC131300022 gene encoding uncharacterized protein LOC131300022 isoform X2 — encoded protein: MVMLSVNEEVQILNIRVFKWNEELHNVESSQGLFLFRIIDNILRNSEFHQRTLKRPELLSVLRIKNKLSVFELVNLSNRDSIKKLVSQAIESREEDYLDDTAAKLREAVSEYLLGCFKFDIFQPLPSLKNPIIVIVVDVAVSKRINGTRKRHLPSSFLSKRQETKDSCDDVSTKDSCDDASMRPESVKKRRVGDARAYKKEIRSRMQQLKLSHRDEVEIRLILRSYLEEPRASVIIPIVAGEPKGLSQVEVAVKEKEFDGNELEDACPICLEGILRGMKVAKSPCSHIFHRDCLFRWLPKDSRCPLCRSTCATLVEGAVTYHGLLHQDLSHQTLC
- the LOC131300022 gene encoding uncharacterized protein LOC131300022 isoform X1, whose amino-acid sequence is MVMLSVNEEVQILNIRVFKWNEELHNVESSQGLFLFRIIDNILRNSEFHQRTLKRPELLSVLRIKNKLSVFELVNLSNRDSIKKLVSQAIESREEDYLDDTAAKLREAVSEYLLGCFKFDIFQPLPSLKNPIIVIVVDVAVSKRINGTRKRHLPSSFLSKRQETKDSCDDVSTKDSCDDASMRPESVKKRRVGDARAYKKEIRSRMQQLKLSHRDEVEIRLILRSYLEEPRASVIIPIVAGEPKGLSQVEVAVKEKEFDGNELEDACPICLEGILRGMKVAKSPCSHIFHRDCLFRWLPKDSRCPLCRSTCATLVSDFYVVDSFQFFLKDFKFVLRELPFVS